A genome region from Streptomyces xanthophaeus includes the following:
- a CDS encoding lipopolysaccharide biosynthesis protein — protein sequence MADTSEKNPEKKAESRSESRSESRSERKPDHRSERRPRRRKLSAPLWWPLPACALLGLAAGGAYGVLKAPEYAATSYVVAVPDDTTEPATALGFAQAYARIATSSSTLAYAQPRAGISAAKLRTQVRAETSPESPMIAVTGTSKSPAEAADIANAVADALSLSSNQAAKNTGVQLLLFNQAVAPTEPASPSAAISGAVGMCAGGLLGGLWLLARPGRARRSEDSATGAPAGSPGGSPADSSVEAAASSPVEEYASLPAQGEPASAKEKESVR from the coding sequence ATGGCCGACACGTCCGAGAAGAACCCCGAGAAGAAGGCCGAGAGCAGGTCCGAGAGCCGGTCCGAGAGCCGGTCCGAGCGCAAGCCGGACCACCGCTCCGAGCGGAGGCCGCGCCGCCGGAAGCTGTCGGCGCCCCTGTGGTGGCCGCTGCCCGCCTGCGCCCTGCTGGGGCTGGCCGCGGGCGGGGCGTACGGGGTGCTCAAGGCCCCCGAGTACGCCGCCACCAGCTATGTCGTCGCCGTGCCCGACGACACCACCGAGCCGGCCACCGCCCTCGGCTTCGCGCAGGCCTACGCCCGTATCGCGACCAGCAGTTCCACCCTCGCCTACGCCCAGCCGCGGGCCGGCATCAGCGCCGCGAAGCTGCGGACCCAGGTACGGGCCGAGACCTCCCCCGAGTCCCCGATGATCGCCGTCACGGGTACGTCGAAGAGCCCCGCCGAGGCCGCCGACATCGCCAACGCGGTCGCCGACGCGCTGTCCCTGAGCAGCAATCAGGCCGCCAAGAACACCGGTGTCCAGCTGCTCCTCTTCAACCAGGCGGTCGCCCCGACCGAGCCCGCCTCCCCGTCCGCCGCCATCAGCGGCGCCGTCGGGATGTGTGCCGGCGGGCTGCTGGGCGGACTGTGGCTGCTCGCCCGCCCGGGCCGTGCGCGGCGCTCCGAGGACAGCGCGACCGGTGCCCCGGCCGGGTCCCCGGGCGGCTCCCCGGCCGACTCCTCGGTGGAGGCCGCCGCATCGTCCCCGGTCGAGGAGTACGCCTCGCTGCCCGCCCAGGGTGAGCCGGCCTCGGCCAAGGAGAAGGAGTCCGTTCGATGA
- a CDS encoding GNAT family N-acetyltransferase, with protein sequence MSSGSAGALSVTLCRDPRQFAGLEESWNRLFRGCPTATPFQSHAWLHSWWLSYGKDGRLRIVLVRRGEELVGAAALMLVHRPMPLLVPLGGPITDYFDVLVAAEYADQVVPALARGLHRAARGAVVDLREVRPGAAAEELYRQWPGVSSMLADSTCMELPTLPFDELVKRMPASGAQRVRAKLRKTDAAGIEEHEVTEQEVPRAVRTLLRLHEKQWRGRGVTPEHLRPRFAEHLTRATRRMVRAGESRLTEFRLDGKVVAANVTLLSAGLSGGYLYGADPDLRTRKVDVATLLLRYEAGRALAEGRPVVSFLRGSEPYKNHWRPETVVNRRFLLATAALAPLLRVHESQVTGRERAVDVLREALPAARDWRARLNELRVR encoded by the coding sequence ATGAGTTCGGGCTCCGCCGGGGCCCTGTCGGTGACGCTGTGCCGCGACCCCCGGCAGTTCGCCGGGCTGGAGGAGTCCTGGAACAGGCTCTTCCGCGGCTGCCCCACCGCCACCCCCTTCCAGAGCCACGCCTGGCTCCACTCCTGGTGGCTGTCGTACGGGAAGGACGGCCGGCTCCGGATCGTCCTCGTCCGGCGGGGCGAGGAACTGGTCGGCGCGGCCGCGCTGATGCTCGTACACCGGCCGATGCCCCTGCTGGTGCCGCTCGGCGGCCCCATCACCGACTACTTCGACGTGCTCGTGGCGGCGGAGTACGCCGACCAGGTCGTCCCGGCGCTGGCCCGCGGGCTGCACCGGGCCGCCCGCGGCGCCGTCGTGGACCTGCGGGAGGTACGTCCCGGAGCCGCCGCCGAGGAGCTGTACCGGCAGTGGCCCGGGGTCTCCAGCATGCTCGCCGACTCCACGTGCATGGAGCTGCCGACGCTGCCCTTCGACGAACTGGTCAAGCGCATGCCGGCCTCCGGCGCCCAGCGGGTCCGGGCCAAACTGCGCAAGACCGACGCGGCCGGGATCGAGGAGCACGAGGTCACCGAGCAGGAAGTGCCGCGCGCCGTACGGACCCTGCTGCGGCTGCACGAGAAGCAGTGGCGCGGCCGCGGGGTGACGCCGGAGCATCTGCGGCCCCGCTTCGCCGAGCACCTGACCCGGGCCACGCGGCGGATGGTGCGGGCGGGGGAGAGCCGGCTGACGGAGTTCCGGCTGGACGGCAAGGTGGTGGCGGCCAACGTCACGCTGCTGTCGGCCGGGCTCAGCGGCGGCTACCTGTACGGGGCCGACCCCGATCTGCGGACGCGGAAGGTGGACGTCGCGACGCTGCTGCTGCGCTACGAGGCGGGGCGGGCGCTCGCCGAGGGCCGGCCGGTGGTGAGCTTCCTGCGCGGCAGCGAGCCGTACAAGAACCACTGGCGGCCCGAAACGGTCGTCAACCGGCGTTTCCTGCTGGCCACGGCGGCGCTCGCGCCCCTCCTGCGTGTACACGAGTCGCAGGTGACGGGGCGCGAGCGGGCGGTGGACGTACTGCGGGAGGCACTGCCGGCCGCCAGGGACTGGCGGGCGCGGCTCAACGAACTGCGGGTGCGATGA
- a CDS encoding glycosyltransferase, whose amino-acid sequence MPSQPRAAQPTTVLHLVQPVDGGVARVVTDLVRAQTAEGLRAVVGCPPGGTLGDAARDAGAEVLTWNAGRAPGPGLPGEIIGARQVLHQVRPDLLHAHSAKAGLAGRLAVRGSLPTVFQPHAWSFDAVGGATGALALRWERYGARWADRVLCVSDAERRAGETEGITARWSVIRNGVDLDHFRPGGPDPDRDKARARAELPLPAGFPGDGPLAVCVGRICLQKGQDILLRAWPELLATVPGARLALVGDGPDTERLRRIAALSGTGVHFAGAAADIRPWLRAADLVVLPSRWEGMALAPLEAMACGRPVLVSDVSGARESLPPGQGRLCLVPPEDPTALAEALGRLLAEPRLLAELGEQARQHARTDFDVRRTTDAVTGLYHELLGRPRPLNQERISR is encoded by the coding sequence GTGCCCAGTCAGCCTCGGGCGGCACAGCCCACGACCGTCCTCCACCTCGTACAACCCGTCGACGGCGGTGTGGCCAGGGTCGTCACCGACCTCGTCCGCGCACAGACCGCCGAAGGGCTGCGCGCCGTCGTCGGGTGTCCGCCCGGCGGCACCCTCGGCGACGCCGCCCGCGACGCCGGGGCCGAGGTGCTCACCTGGAACGCCGGGCGGGCCCCCGGACCCGGACTGCCCGGCGAGATCATCGGCGCCCGGCAGGTGCTCCACCAGGTGCGGCCCGACCTCCTGCACGCCCACAGCGCCAAGGCCGGCCTGGCCGGCCGGCTCGCCGTGCGCGGGAGCCTGCCCACCGTCTTCCAGCCCCACGCCTGGTCCTTCGACGCGGTCGGCGGGGCCACCGGCGCGCTCGCGCTGCGCTGGGAGCGGTACGGGGCCCGCTGGGCCGACCGGGTGCTCTGCGTCAGCGACGCCGAGCGCCGCGCGGGCGAGACCGAAGGGATCACCGCCCGCTGGTCGGTGATCCGCAACGGCGTGGACCTGGACCACTTCCGCCCCGGCGGACCGGACCCCGACCGGGACAAGGCCCGTGCCCGCGCCGAACTGCCCCTGCCCGCAGGCTTTCCGGGCGACGGGCCGCTCGCCGTCTGCGTGGGCCGCATCTGCCTCCAGAAGGGACAGGACATCCTGCTGCGGGCCTGGCCGGAGCTCCTCGCCACCGTCCCCGGAGCCCGCCTCGCCCTCGTCGGGGACGGCCCCGACACCGAACGGCTGCGCCGCATCGCCGCACTGTCCGGCACCGGCGTGCACTTCGCGGGCGCCGCCGCCGACATCCGACCGTGGCTTCGGGCCGCCGATCTCGTTGTACTGCCGTCGCGGTGGGAAGGCATGGCGCTCGCCCCGCTCGAAGCCATGGCCTGTGGCCGCCCGGTCCTGGTCTCCGACGTCAGCGGTGCCAGGGAGAGCCTGCCGCCGGGCCAGGGACGCCTGTGCCTGGTGCCGCCGGAGGACCCGACGGCCCTGGCCGAGGCCCTGGGGCGGCTGCTCGCCGAGCCGCGGCTCCTCGCCGAACTCGGCGAGCAGGCCCGGCAACACGCCCGGACCGACTTCGACGTGCGGCGGACCACGGACGCGGTCACCGGCCTGTACCACGAACTGCTGGGCAGGCCCCGGCCCTTGAACCAGGAGCGCATCAGCCGATGA
- a CDS encoding exopolysaccharide biosynthesis polyprenyl glycosylphosphotransferase: MTMDSAPARHTGQGGTGPTGGGAFAPAHPAAARRSATAIHPPRGPRADPARSAVRPRRIRRRGRVLPLLPADALAAVLTATTLPATALPVLSAAPVLLAVLHAQAGLYRPRLAPSALLELPVLAGRSAVLWCSVAAVTAAADPARAIGWSALLTAVCLQVVLACAGRGLANQLQRRSAVRRPASALVVGPGAGASAVAAALHGRPEFGLRPVGLADTAVPVESDGGALPLLATHEDIRRAVIQNSVGHAVFTRPPEADERTASLVRLFHDHGCRLWLADPAGTAKVTGMRVAQPADQLWGYAVQPLLPRPARPLERWAKRGIDTVLALIALLAAAPVMGACALAVRVWDGPGVIFRQERVGLYGRPFTLLKFRTLRADEHEAATRWTVAGDRGMSPVGSFLRKSSLDELPQLWNVVRGDMALVGPRPERPFFVAKFSTVHPGYEARHRMPVGITGLAQINGLRGDTSIEDRARFDNHYIDTWSLWQDLWILARTAASFFRFRLGGS; the protein is encoded by the coding sequence ATGACGATGGACAGCGCACCCGCCCGGCACACCGGGCAGGGCGGCACGGGGCCCACCGGCGGAGGCGCCTTCGCGCCCGCGCACCCCGCGGCGGCCCGCCGTTCAGCGACCGCCATCCACCCCCCGCGCGGGCCCAGGGCCGACCCGGCCCGCTCCGCCGTACGCCCCCGGCGCATCCGCCGCCGCGGCCGAGTGCTCCCGCTGCTCCCCGCCGACGCGCTGGCCGCCGTACTCACCGCGACGACCCTGCCCGCGACGGCGCTGCCCGTCCTGTCCGCAGCCCCCGTCCTGCTCGCCGTGCTGCACGCGCAGGCCGGACTCTACCGGCCGCGGCTCGCCCCCTCCGCACTCCTCGAACTGCCCGTGCTGGCCGGGCGGTCCGCCGTCCTGTGGTGCTCGGTCGCCGCCGTCACGGCCGCCGCCGATCCGGCCCGGGCCATCGGCTGGAGCGCGCTGCTCACCGCCGTCTGCCTGCAGGTCGTCCTGGCGTGCGCGGGACGCGGCCTCGCCAACCAGCTCCAGCGCCGCTCGGCCGTACGCCGACCTGCCTCCGCCCTCGTCGTCGGACCCGGCGCAGGGGCGAGCGCGGTGGCCGCCGCCCTGCACGGCCGCCCCGAATTCGGACTGCGGCCGGTCGGACTCGCCGACACCGCCGTGCCCGTCGAGAGTGACGGCGGCGCCCTGCCGCTGCTCGCCACCCACGAGGACATCCGGCGCGCGGTCATCCAGAACTCCGTCGGGCACGCCGTGTTCACCCGCCCCCCGGAGGCCGACGAGCGCACCGCCTCCCTGGTCCGGCTGTTCCACGACCACGGCTGCCGGCTGTGGCTCGCCGACCCGGCCGGCACCGCCAAGGTCACCGGCATGCGGGTGGCGCAGCCCGCGGACCAGCTCTGGGGGTACGCCGTGCAGCCGCTGCTGCCGCGCCCGGCCCGGCCGCTGGAGCGCTGGGCCAAGCGGGGCATCGACACCGTCCTCGCCCTGATCGCCCTGCTCGCCGCCGCGCCCGTGATGGGGGCGTGCGCGCTGGCCGTACGGGTCTGGGACGGGCCGGGGGTGATCTTCCGGCAGGAGCGGGTCGGCCTGTACGGGCGCCCCTTCACCCTGCTGAAGTTCCGTACCCTGCGCGCCGACGAGCACGAGGCCGCCACCCGCTGGACGGTGGCGGGCGACCGCGGGATGAGCCCGGTCGGGTCCTTCCTGCGCAAGTCCTCACTGGACGAGCTGCCACAGCTGTGGAACGTCGTACGCGGCGACATGGCCCTGGTCGGGCCCCGCCCCGAACGGCCCTTCTTCGTCGCCAAGTTCTCCACCGTGCACCCCGGCTACGAGGCCCGGCACCGGATGCCCGTCGGCATCACCGGCCTCGCCCAGATCAACGGCCTGCGCGGGGACACCTCCATCGAGGACCGGGCCCGCTTCGACAACCACTACATCGACACCTGGTCGCTGTGGCAGGACCTGTGGATCCTCGCCCGCACGGCGGCCTCCTTCTTCCGCTTCAGGCTGGGGGGCAGCTGA
- a CDS encoding O-antigen ligase family protein: MSLAVPGRWIRPGGPDLLRRHWPLLPLAATVLFLLAPLPAGDATASGKVGPADAASLLLVLVCAVQALRGRVRTLTPLGVLVLGAPAVGLAVATMTAGDPYAALPGFVRYLQVFVLVPAAVVLLVQGAAEFRLAAGCFVVLALVQGAVGVVQYATHTGASYQGEDVRAVGTFGPGDVMGMATVVAYGLIVATAAGLAPGLPRRIRRIAGGCALALVLPLVLSFSRGAWIATFGAAVLVMVLAGIRRALKVVAALAAAGVVLVGGFGVGSEMVAERLTSITQVSSAPDQSVTDRYTMWAAAESMWRERPAVGVGLKGFPANRDGHASLGLSSGSDTAGAGQAYLRQPLLSPHNMYLLILSEQGLIGLVALVGGWAALLVAGLRRLGAGAGARDCGLIAIGLFVWQLTDFLYADIGGPSTVLTGVIIGLAAWWALPSRGAAGPLRGAAAGSGGAAGAGPLRGAAAGSEVASGAGTRGRAPGVAARP; encoded by the coding sequence ATGAGTCTCGCCGTACCGGGCCGGTGGATCCGGCCGGGCGGGCCGGATCTGCTGCGCCGGCACTGGCCGCTGCTTCCGCTCGCCGCCACCGTGCTGTTCCTGCTCGCCCCGCTTCCGGCGGGGGACGCCACCGCTTCCGGGAAGGTCGGCCCGGCCGACGCCGCCTCGCTGCTGCTGGTCCTCGTCTGCGCGGTGCAGGCGCTGCGCGGCCGGGTGCGGACGCTGACCCCGCTGGGTGTGCTCGTGCTCGGCGCGCCGGCGGTGGGCCTCGCGGTCGCCACGATGACCGCGGGAGATCCGTACGCCGCCCTGCCCGGCTTCGTGCGCTACCTGCAGGTCTTCGTCCTGGTGCCGGCGGCCGTGGTGCTGCTGGTGCAGGGCGCCGCGGAGTTCCGGCTGGCCGCCGGGTGCTTCGTGGTCCTGGCGCTGGTGCAGGGCGCGGTGGGGGTGGTGCAGTACGCCACCCACACCGGGGCCTCCTACCAGGGCGAGGACGTCCGGGCCGTCGGCACCTTCGGCCCCGGCGACGTCATGGGCATGGCCACCGTCGTGGCGTACGGGCTGATCGTGGCGACGGCCGCCGGGCTCGCTCCCGGGCTGCCGCGACGCATCCGGCGGATCGCCGGGGGCTGCGCCTTGGCGCTGGTGCTCCCGCTGGTGCTGTCCTTCAGCCGGGGCGCGTGGATCGCCACCTTCGGCGCGGCGGTGCTGGTGATGGTGCTGGCCGGGATCCGGCGGGCCCTGAAGGTGGTCGCCGCGCTCGCCGCTGCCGGGGTGGTCCTGGTCGGCGGGTTCGGGGTCGGCTCGGAGATGGTCGCCGAACGGCTGACCTCCATCACCCAGGTCTCCAGCGCCCCCGACCAGTCGGTGACCGACCGCTACACGATGTGGGCCGCCGCCGAGTCGATGTGGCGCGAGCGGCCGGCGGTGGGGGTCGGGCTCAAGGGCTTCCCGGCCAACCGGGACGGGCACGCCTCGCTGGGCCTGTCCTCCGGCAGCGACACCGCCGGAGCCGGCCAGGCGTACCTGCGCCAGCCGCTGCTCTCCCCGCACAACATGTACCTGCTGATCCTGAGCGAGCAGGGCCTGATCGGGCTGGTCGCGCTCGTGGGCGGCTGGGCGGCGCTGCTGGTCGCGGGACTGCGCCGGCTCGGCGCGGGCGCCGGGGCACGGGACTGCGGGCTGATCGCGATCGGGCTGTTCGTGTGGCAGCTGACCGACTTCCTCTACGCGGACATCGGCGGGCCGTCCACGGTGCTGACCGGAGTGATCATCGGCCTGGCGGCCTGGTGGGCGCTTCCCTCCCGGGGGGCGGCCGGTCCACTGCGTGGTGCGGCTGCGGGTTCCGGGGGTGCCGCCGGTGCGGGCCCACTGCGTGGGGCGGCCGCGGGTTCCGAAGTCGCCTCCGGTGCGGGTACACGGGGTAGGGCCCCCGGGGTTGCGGCTCGCCCGTGA
- a CDS encoding polysaccharide deacetylase family protein: MSADTDTAPAAVVVPTRRTASPWVLMYHSVAEFTDPAEDPYGITVTPLALEAQLLWLRSRGLRGVSVGELLRARAAGRGAGLVGLTFDDGYTDFLTHALPLLSRYDCTSTLFVLPGRLGVDNVWDPLGPRKSLLTAEGIREVADAGQEIGSHGLLHQDLTATADDVLQQELRGSRDLLRELTGTLPEGFCYPYGHLDARVVDATRAAGYGYACAIDPGRLAGPHALPRTHVSQADGGARLRIKQLRHQVRELRRGVQR, translated from the coding sequence ATGTCCGCTGACACCGACACGGCCCCCGCCGCCGTGGTGGTCCCCACCCGCCGGACCGCTTCGCCGTGGGTCCTGATGTACCACTCGGTCGCCGAGTTCACCGACCCCGCGGAGGACCCGTACGGGATCACCGTCACCCCGCTCGCCCTGGAAGCCCAGCTGCTGTGGCTGCGCTCCCGCGGTCTGCGCGGGGTCTCCGTCGGCGAACTGCTGCGGGCCCGCGCCGCCGGACGCGGAGCCGGCCTGGTCGGGCTCACCTTCGACGACGGATACACCGACTTCCTGACCCACGCGCTCCCGCTGCTGAGCCGCTACGACTGCACCTCCACCCTCTTCGTGCTGCCCGGGCGGCTCGGCGTGGACAACGTGTGGGACCCGCTGGGCCCGCGCAAGTCCCTGCTCACCGCCGAGGGCATCCGTGAGGTCGCCGACGCCGGACAGGAGATCGGCTCGCACGGACTGCTCCACCAGGACCTCACCGCGACCGCCGACGACGTGCTCCAGCAGGAACTGCGCGGCAGCCGCGACCTGCTGCGCGAGCTGACCGGCACCCTGCCCGAGGGGTTCTGCTACCCGTACGGGCACCTCGACGCCCGGGTCGTCGACGCCACCCGGGCCGCCGGGTACGGCTACGCCTGCGCCATCGACCCCGGACGGCTCGCCGGCCCGCACGCACTGCCCCGTACGCACGTCAGCCAGGCCGACGGCGGCGCCCGGCTGCGCATCAAGCAGCTCCGCCACCAGGTGCGCGAGCTGCGGCGCGGGGTGCAGCGGTGA
- a CDS encoding glycosyltransferase, translating to MKTLQSVKALHIITGLGVGGAEQQLRLLLRHMPMQCDVLTLTNPGPVAEGLRADGVRVVHLGMRGNRDLGALPRLVRFIRRGRYDLVHTHLYRACVYGRLAARLAGTAATVATEHSLGEGEIEGRPLSSGVRTLYLASERLGAATVAVSDTVAARLEGWGVPAARVHVVPNGIEAVRFRFDEGVRRATRARTGLPERAFVVGGVGRLVPGKRFDVLVRAVAALPGAHLLLAGDGPERAGLRRLAAELGAQSRIHLLGERDPLGDSADGRTPGIPALLAAMDVFVSPSREEAFGLAVVEALAAGLPVLHVTCPAIDDLPAAQAPGARRIGTGTEELVAALRGHMEAGARRLPPPPVVRRYDIARSARQLLDVYDLALSAAPGAAGTARGRAAAGPVPGAGGAAVVGARREPVGPGPAEPTGTG from the coding sequence GTGAAGACGCTCCAGTCCGTCAAGGCCCTGCACATCATCACCGGACTCGGCGTCGGCGGCGCCGAACAGCAACTGCGGCTGCTGCTGCGCCACATGCCCATGCAGTGCGACGTGCTGACGCTGACCAACCCCGGGCCGGTGGCCGAGGGGCTGCGCGCCGACGGGGTCCGCGTCGTCCACCTGGGCATGCGGGGCAACCGGGACCTGGGGGCGCTGCCCCGGCTGGTGCGGTTCATCCGGCGCGGCCGCTACGACCTCGTGCACACCCACCTCTACCGGGCCTGTGTCTACGGGCGCCTCGCGGCCCGGCTCGCGGGCACCGCGGCGACCGTGGCCACCGAACACTCCCTCGGCGAGGGTGAGATCGAGGGCAGGCCGCTCTCGAGCGGGGTGCGCACGCTGTATCTGGCCAGCGAACGCCTGGGCGCGGCCACCGTGGCCGTCTCCGACACCGTGGCCGCCCGGCTGGAGGGGTGGGGGGTGCCGGCCGCGCGGGTGCACGTCGTACCGAACGGGATCGAGGCCGTCCGCTTCCGCTTCGACGAGGGCGTCCGGCGGGCCACCCGCGCCCGCACCGGGCTGCCCGAGCGGGCCTTCGTGGTCGGCGGGGTCGGCCGGCTGGTCCCGGGCAAGCGGTTCGACGTCCTGGTGCGGGCCGTGGCCGCGCTGCCGGGGGCGCATCTGCTGCTGGCCGGGGACGGGCCGGAGCGGGCGGGGCTGCGCCGGCTGGCCGCCGAGCTCGGCGCGCAGAGCCGCATCCACCTGCTGGGGGAGCGGGATCCGCTGGGCGACAGCGCGGACGGCCGCACCCCGGGCATCCCGGCGCTGCTGGCCGCCATGGACGTGTTCGTCTCCCCCTCGCGGGAGGAGGCCTTCGGGCTCGCCGTCGTGGAGGCCCTGGCCGCAGGTCTGCCCGTCCTGCACGTGACCTGCCCGGCCATCGACGACCTGCCCGCCGCGCAGGCCCCCGGGGCCCGGCGCATCGGAACGGGCACGGAGGAACTGGTCGCGGCGCTGCGGGGACACATGGAGGCGGGCGCGCGCCGGCTGCCCCCGCCGCCGGTGGTCCGCCGCTACGACATCGCCCGCAGCGCGCGGCAGCTGCTGGACGTGTACGACCTCGCCCTCTCGGCCGCGCCGGGCGCCGCCGGAACGGCCCGGGGCCGAGCCGCCGCCGGACCGGTGCCCGGCGCCGGCGGCGCAGCCGTCGTCGGTGCCCGGCGCGAACCGGTCGGGCCCGGACCGGCGGAGCCGACCGGCACCGGCTGA
- the murJ gene encoding murein biosynthesis integral membrane protein MurJ, translating to MPESATPGGRGRLRHARRTGELSTTPGGSQGGNAPGQGAGSGTPGGSQPLGRFLAKAAAVTAGLTAAGAVFGLVRDQTIAHLFGAGHDSDAFLIAWTVPEMASTLLIEDAMALLMVPAFSHALARRAASRAGLTRREARTQDPVRLLVGATLPRLVVFLAAVASLLVVAAPAVVAVLAPGLPDPALAVECTRLTALTVLSFGIAGYFSAALRAHRSFLPPAAIYVSYNIGIIGTMVALHALWGVRAAAAGVAVGGFLMALVQLPAFVRNVGFGPPRAKKAAPRNQRDRDRPTLIAFGVIAPVIFFAVFRQSQVLVERFLAASLPSGAISHLNYAQKVAQMPMVLSLMICTVTFPVVAQAMAGGEREKARRRVEQDLALASLAVLMGTALVIGYAPQIIQVLFERGAFTHADTLATASVMRVYGLGLLGHCLVGALSRPFFSTARPTWFPAFAMGAGLLVNVVAGAFAVGWWGIYGIAAANAAGISTTAVLLLTGLGSRIIAIQVRRVALSIGRLAVAAVAAGATGWIAGPMIPDPMLSAALGCLLVPAMFGATGMAIRALEVTALPGQISQLTQRFRNVR from the coding sequence CTGCCCGAGTCTGCCACCCCCGGAGGGAGGGGCCGGCTCCGCCACGCCCGCCGCACGGGCGAACTCTCCACCACCCCCGGCGGGAGCCAAGGTGGGAACGCCCCCGGCCAGGGGGCCGGGTCCGGCACCCCCGGGGGGAGCCAGCCGCTCGGGCGGTTCCTGGCCAAGGCCGCCGCCGTCACCGCCGGACTGACCGCCGCCGGGGCGGTGTTCGGGCTCGTGCGCGACCAGACCATCGCGCACCTCTTCGGGGCCGGGCACGACAGCGACGCCTTCCTGATCGCCTGGACCGTGCCCGAGATGGCCTCGACGCTGCTGATCGAGGACGCCATGGCGCTGCTGATGGTGCCCGCCTTCAGCCACGCCCTGGCCCGGCGGGCCGCCAGCCGGGCCGGGCTCACCCGCAGGGAGGCCCGTACGCAGGACCCCGTACGGCTCCTGGTGGGAGCGACCCTGCCGCGCCTCGTCGTGTTCCTGGCCGCCGTCGCCTCCCTGCTCGTCGTGGCCGCACCGGCCGTCGTCGCCGTACTCGCCCCCGGCCTGCCCGACCCCGCACTGGCCGTCGAGTGCACCCGGCTCACCGCGCTGACCGTGCTCTCCTTCGGCATCGCCGGATACTTCAGCGCCGCGCTGCGCGCGCACAGGTCCTTCCTGCCGCCCGCCGCGATCTACGTCTCGTACAACATCGGCATCATCGGCACGATGGTGGCCCTGCACGCCCTGTGGGGCGTCCGGGCCGCCGCCGCGGGCGTCGCGGTCGGCGGGTTCCTGATGGCGCTCGTCCAACTGCCCGCCTTCGTCCGGAACGTGGGCTTCGGCCCGCCCCGTGCGAAGAAGGCCGCCCCGCGGAACCAGCGCGACCGGGACCGCCCCACCCTCATCGCCTTCGGGGTCATCGCCCCCGTGATCTTCTTCGCGGTGTTCCGGCAGTCGCAGGTGCTCGTCGAGAGGTTCCTGGCCGCCTCGCTCCCGTCCGGGGCGATCTCCCATCTCAACTACGCGCAGAAGGTCGCGCAGATGCCGATGGTGCTCTCGCTGATGATCTGCACCGTCACCTTCCCCGTCGTCGCCCAGGCCATGGCCGGGGGAGAGCGGGAGAAGGCCCGGCGGCGGGTGGAGCAGGACCTCGCGCTGGCCTCGCTCGCCGTGCTGATGGGCACCGCACTCGTCATCGGCTACGCGCCCCAGATCATCCAGGTCCTTTTCGAACGCGGCGCCTTCACCCACGCGGACACCCTCGCCACCGCCTCCGTCATGCGGGTCTACGGACTCGGACTCCTCGGCCACTGCCTCGTCGGCGCACTGTCCCGGCCCTTCTTCTCGACCGCCCGGCCCACCTGGTTCCCGGCGTTCGCGATGGGTGCCGGACTGCTCGTCAACGTCGTGGCCGGAGCCTTCGCCGTCGGCTGGTGGGGCATCTACGGCATCGCCGCCGCCAACGCCGCCGGCATCTCCACCACCGCCGTCCTGCTGCTCACCGGCCTCGGCTCGCGGATCATCGCCATCCAGGTCCGCCGGGTCGCCCTCAGCATCGGCCGGCTCGCCGTCGCCGCCGTCGCCGCGGGCGCCACCGGCTGGATCGCCGGCCCGATGATCCCCGACCCGATGCTCAGCGCCGCCCTCGGCTGCCTGTTGGTCCCGGCCATGTTCGGAGCCACCGGCATGGCCATACGCGCCCTCGAAGTCACCGCCCTGCCCGGTCAGATCTCCCAGCTCACGCAGAGGTTCCGCAATGTCCGCTGA